A genomic region of Alistipes megaguti contains the following coding sequences:
- a CDS encoding ABC transporter ATP-binding protein — MFKTYLRLMGFARPIKKYAIPYFFYSVFYALFNSLTFMLIIPILNTMFDVNYSFEYVEKLPPVEFNQEYLTTLFNFTYSHLFQEYDRQNVLLLLAIVAIIISFLSNLFRYLGAWTMENMRTRTLQKMRNEMFSRVMDMNVGYFSDQRKGDIISKITSDVSVVQFCITNTLQVSFREPFLIIGYIVMMIAISWKLAVFSVLFLPVVALLIGNIVKKLRHPARTNQQRMGEMVATLDESLSGIKVIKSYNATKYIKQKYYAISEDLARLTLSMARRQQLASPMSEFLGITAVGVILVFGGALVSAGSLDPGGFIAFVAIFSQITRPVRTFIDQFANINQGIAAGERIFSIIDTRPEIQDKPDAREFTGLKDRIEFRNVHFSYDGSREVIDGISFEIRHGETVALVGPSGGGKSTLSELLPRFYDPTSGDILIDGISLRDYSQESIRAHMSVVAQDTILFNDTIEHNIAMGRTGATPEEVTEAARVANADDFIRECPQGYDTNIGDRGVKLSGGQRQRLSIARAVLKNPDILILDEATSALDTESEKLVQDALNNLLVGRTSVVIAHRLSTIHNADKIIVIDHGRIAEQGTHAELMARNGIYAKLIEMQSFD; from the coding sequence ATGTTCAAAACTTACCTGCGGCTGATGGGCTTCGCCCGCCCGATCAAGAAATACGCGATTCCATACTTCTTCTACTCGGTCTTCTACGCACTGTTCAACTCGCTGACGTTCATGCTGATCATCCCGATCCTGAACACCATGTTCGATGTGAACTACTCGTTCGAGTATGTGGAAAAGCTTCCCCCCGTGGAGTTCAACCAGGAGTACCTCACCACGCTCTTCAACTTCACCTACTCGCACCTCTTCCAGGAGTATGACCGCCAGAACGTCCTGCTGCTGCTGGCCATCGTCGCCATCATCATCAGCTTCCTGAGCAACCTCTTCCGCTACCTCGGGGCCTGGACCATGGAGAACATGCGCACCCGCACGCTCCAGAAGATGCGAAACGAGATGTTCTCCCGCGTCATGGACATGAACGTCGGCTACTTCTCCGACCAGCGCAAGGGTGACATCATCTCGAAGATCACCTCCGATGTCAGCGTCGTCCAGTTCTGCATCACCAACACCCTGCAGGTCTCCTTCCGCGAACCCTTCCTGATCATCGGATACATCGTCATGATGATCGCCATCTCGTGGAAGCTGGCCGTCTTCTCGGTGCTCTTCCTGCCGGTGGTCGCCCTGCTCATCGGAAACATCGTCAAGAAACTCCGCCACCCGGCCCGCACCAACCAGCAGCGCATGGGTGAAATGGTCGCCACGCTCGACGAGTCGCTCTCCGGCATCAAGGTCATCAAGAGCTACAACGCCACCAAATACATCAAGCAGAAATACTACGCCATCAGCGAAGACCTCGCCCGGCTGACCCTCTCGATGGCCCGCCGTCAGCAACTGGCCTCGCCGATGAGCGAATTTCTCGGCATCACGGCCGTCGGCGTGATTCTCGTCTTCGGAGGCGCGTTGGTCTCGGCCGGATCGCTCGACCCCGGAGGATTCATCGCCTTCGTGGCCATCTTCTCGCAGATCACCCGCCCGGTAAGAACCTTCATCGACCAGTTCGCCAACATCAACCAGGGTATTGCCGCCGGTGAACGCATCTTCTCGATCATCGACACCCGCCCCGAAATCCAGGACAAACCCGACGCCAGGGAGTTCACCGGTCTGAAGGACCGGATCGAGTTCCGCAACGTACACTTCTCCTACGACGGTTCGCGCGAGGTGATCGACGGCATCTCGTTCGAGATCCGCCACGGAGAGACCGTCGCCCTCGTGGGCCCTTCAGGCGGCGGGAAATCAACCCTCAGCGAACTGCTGCCCCGCTTCTACGACCCCACCTCGGGCGACATCCTGATCGACGGCATCTCGCTGCGCGACTACTCGCAGGAGAGCATCCGCGCCCACATGAGCGTCGTGGCCCAGGATACGATCCTCTTCAACGACACCATCGAGCACAACATCGCCATGGGACGCACCGGAGCCACGCCCGAAGAGGTGACCGAAGCCGCCCGCGTGGCCAATGCCGACGACTTCATCCGCGAATGCCCCCAGGGCTACGACACCAACATCGGCGACCGCGGCGTGAAACTCTCCGGCGGTCAGCGCCAGCGTCTCTCGATCGCCCGCGCCGTACTGAAGAACCCCGACATTCTGATCCTCGACGAGGCCACCTCGGCCCTCGACACCGAGAGCGAAAAACTCGTCCAGGATGCCCTGAACAACCTGCTCGTGGGACGTACGTCGGTGGTCATCGCCCACCGCCTCTCGACGATCCACAACGCCGACAAGATCATCGTCATCGACCACGGCCGCATCGCCGAACAGGGAACCCATGCCGAGCTGATGGCCCGAAACGGCATCTACGCCAAACTCATCGAGATGCAGTCGTTCGACTGA
- a CDS encoding TraR/DksA C4-type zinc finger protein, which translates to MADERTRYSDAELEEFKQLILKKLENARADYELLRATITHTADNDTEDTSPTFKVLEEGATTLSKEESGRLAAHQMKFIRNLEMALVRIENKTYGICKTTGKLIPKERLMKVPHATECIEAKERRK; encoded by the coding sequence ATGGCAGACGAAAGAACCCGATACAGCGATGCCGAACTCGAAGAGTTCAAGCAGCTTATTCTGAAAAAGCTTGAGAACGCGCGTGCGGATTACGAACTGCTGCGCGCCACGATTACCCACACGGCCGACAACGACACCGAAGATACGTCGCCGACCTTCAAGGTGCTGGAAGAAGGCGCTACAACCCTCTCCAAGGAGGAGAGTGGCCGACTGGCGGCTCACCAGATGAAATTCATCCGCAATCTCGAAATGGCCCTCGTGCGCATCGAGAACAAAACCTACGGAATCTGCAAAACCACCGGCAAGCTGATTCCCAAGGAGCGGCTGATGAAGGTGCCCCACGCCACCGAATGCATCGAAGCCAAGGAGCGCCGCAAATAA
- the ileS gene encoding isoleucine--tRNA ligase codes for MKFKEYKGLDLAATAADVLGEWDAHDTFHKSIETREGHPTFVFYEGPPSANGMPGIHHVMARTIKDVFCRYKTQQGYLVHRKAGWDTHGLPVELGVEKKLGITKEDIGKKISIEEYNRTCREAVMEFTGVWENLTRKMGYWVNMDDPYITYDNKYIESLWWLLKQLYNKGLLYKGYTIQPYSPAAGTGLSTHELNQPGCYRDVKDTTVVAQFRIRDPKPEMEGWGTPVFLAWTTTPWTLPSNTALCVGPKIDYVAVRSYNPYTGEKMTAVVAKALLNAHFNKKAEGLALDAYKPGDKLVPYEVVGEWKGPELVGMHYEQLLPWVKPVELDEEGNWRDASQKAFRVISGDYVTTEDGTGIVHIAPTFGADDAFVARAAGIPSLFMINKKGETRPMVDLTGKFYLLDELDERFVRECVNVEVYKEYEGRWVKNAYDPQFTVDGKYDEKAAQAAESLDIYICMKMKAAGQAFKIEKHVHNYPHCWRTDKPVLYYPLDSWFIRTTACKERMIELNRTIRWKPESTGTGRFGKWLENLNDWNLSRSRFWGTPLPIWATEDRSELKCIGSVEELMQEIDKAIAAGVMKENPYKNFKVGDMSKENYSTKNIDLHRPYVDSIILVSSKGEPMRREPDLIDVWFDSGAMPYAQVHYPFEHKEDFNKVYPADFIAEGVDQTRGWFFTLHAIASMLFDSVAFKNIISNGLVLDKNGNKMSKRLGNAVDPFDVLDTYGADATRWYMISNSQPWDNLKFDRDGVDEVRRKFFGTLYNTYSFFALYANIDGFTGKEPEVPMEKRPEIDRWIISLLNTLVKNVTDSLENYDPTPAARAIQEFVGENLSNWYVRLNRKRFWGGGMTEDKLAAYQTLYTCLETVAMLSAPFAPFIMDRIFCDLNAVSGRHTDESVHLSTFPKADEKLIDRRLEEMMDLAQRVSSMVLALRRKVSIKVRQPLMKILIPVLDPSMAEHIAAVKNLIMSEVNVKEIELIEKTTGIITKRIKPNFKTLGPRYGKQMKQIAALVAGFSQEQIAAIEAAPESTLEVGGEKITVTPADFEITSEDMPGWLVASEGKLTVALDITLTDELRAEGVARELINRIQNIRKDSGFEVTDKIRVEIEQKPLVADAIAHYADYIASQTLAVEVRTAPQPQGAVVVNSDIDDEPLQIAVSRI; via the coding sequence ATGAAATTCAAGGAGTATAAAGGCCTCGACCTGGCCGCCACAGCCGCCGACGTGCTCGGCGAGTGGGATGCCCACGACACGTTCCACAAAAGCATCGAAACCCGCGAGGGTCACCCGACATTCGTCTTCTACGAAGGCCCCCCCTCGGCCAACGGAATGCCCGGCATCCACCACGTCATGGCCCGCACCATCAAGGACGTATTCTGCCGCTACAAAACCCAGCAGGGATATCTCGTTCACCGCAAAGCCGGTTGGGACACCCACGGTCTGCCCGTCGAACTGGGCGTCGAGAAGAAACTCGGAATCACCAAGGAGGATATCGGCAAGAAGATCTCCATCGAGGAGTACAACCGCACGTGCCGCGAGGCCGTCATGGAGTTCACCGGCGTGTGGGAGAACCTCACCCGCAAGATGGGCTACTGGGTCAACATGGACGACCCCTACATCACCTACGACAACAAGTACATCGAGTCGCTGTGGTGGCTGCTGAAGCAGCTCTACAACAAGGGGCTCCTCTACAAGGGATACACCATTCAGCCCTACTCGCCCGCCGCCGGAACCGGTCTTTCGACCCACGAGCTGAACCAGCCCGGCTGCTACCGCGACGTCAAGGATACGACCGTCGTGGCCCAGTTCCGCATCCGCGACCCGAAGCCCGAAATGGAGGGCTGGGGTACGCCTGTCTTCCTGGCCTGGACCACCACGCCGTGGACCCTGCCCTCGAACACGGCCCTCTGTGTCGGCCCGAAGATCGACTACGTCGCCGTGCGCAGCTACAACCCCTACACCGGCGAGAAGATGACTGCCGTGGTGGCCAAGGCGCTGCTGAACGCCCACTTCAACAAGAAGGCCGAAGGGCTGGCCCTCGACGCCTACAAACCCGGCGACAAGCTCGTTCCCTACGAGGTAGTCGGCGAGTGGAAGGGCCCCGAACTGGTCGGCATGCACTACGAGCAGCTGCTGCCCTGGGTCAAGCCCGTCGAGCTGGATGAGGAGGGCAACTGGCGCGATGCCTCACAGAAGGCCTTCCGCGTCATCTCGGGCGACTACGTCACCACGGAGGACGGTACGGGTATCGTCCACATCGCCCCGACGTTCGGTGCCGACGACGCCTTCGTGGCCCGCGCCGCCGGAATCCCCTCGCTCTTCATGATCAACAAAAAGGGCGAAACACGCCCGATGGTCGACCTCACCGGAAAATTCTACCTGCTCGACGAGCTGGACGAGCGTTTCGTCCGTGAGTGCGTCAACGTCGAGGTCTACAAGGAGTACGAGGGCCGCTGGGTCAAGAATGCCTACGACCCGCAGTTCACCGTCGACGGCAAGTACGACGAGAAGGCCGCCCAGGCTGCCGAGTCGCTGGACATCTACATCTGCATGAAGATGAAGGCCGCCGGCCAGGCCTTCAAGATCGAGAAGCACGTCCACAACTACCCCCACTGCTGGCGGACGGACAAACCCGTGCTCTACTATCCGCTCGACTCGTGGTTCATCCGCACGACGGCCTGCAAGGAGCGCATGATCGAGTTGAACCGTACGATCCGCTGGAAGCCCGAGTCGACCGGTACGGGACGCTTCGGCAAGTGGCTCGAGAACCTCAACGACTGGAACCTCTCGCGTTCGCGCTTCTGGGGTACGCCGCTCCCGATCTGGGCCACCGAAGACCGTTCGGAGCTGAAGTGCATCGGTTCGGTCGAGGAGCTGATGCAGGAGATCGACAAAGCGATCGCCGCCGGCGTGATGAAGGAAAACCCCTACAAGAATTTCAAGGTCGGCGACATGTCGAAGGAGAACTACTCGACCAAGAACATCGACCTGCACCGTCCCTATGTCGATTCGATCATTCTGGTCTCGTCGAAGGGCGAACCGATGCGCCGCGAGCCCGACCTGATCGACGTCTGGTTCGATTCGGGAGCCATGCCCTACGCCCAGGTCCACTACCCGTTCGAGCACAAGGAGGACTTCAACAAGGTCTACCCCGCCGACTTCATCGCCGAGGGTGTCGACCAGACCCGCGGCTGGTTCTTCACGCTGCACGCCATCGCCTCGATGCTCTTCGACTCGGTGGCCTTCAAGAACATCATCTCGAACGGTCTGGTGCTCGACAAGAACGGCAACAAGATGTCGAAACGGCTGGGCAATGCCGTCGATCCGTTCGACGTGCTGGACACCTACGGAGCCGACGCCACCCGCTGGTACATGATCTCCAACTCGCAGCCGTGGGACAACCTGAAGTTCGACCGCGACGGCGTCGACGAGGTGCGCCGCAAGTTCTTCGGCACGCTCTACAACACCTACTCGTTCTTCGCCCTCTACGCCAACATCGACGGCTTCACGGGCAAGGAGCCCGAGGTGCCGATGGAGAAGCGTCCCGAGATCGACCGCTGGATCATCTCGCTGCTCAATACGCTGGTCAAGAACGTAACCGACTCGCTGGAAAACTACGACCCGACGCCTGCGGCCCGCGCCATTCAGGAGTTCGTCGGCGAGAACCTCTCCAACTGGTACGTGCGCCTGAACCGCAAACGCTTCTGGGGCGGCGGCATGACCGAGGACAAACTCGCCGCCTACCAGACGCTCTACACCTGTCTGGAGACCGTCGCGATGCTCTCGGCACCCTTCGCACCGTTCATCATGGACCGCATCTTCTGCGACCTGAATGCCGTCAGCGGCCGCCACACCGATGAGTCGGTCCACCTGTCGACCTTCCCCAAGGCCGACGAGAAGCTCATCGACCGCCGGCTCGAGGAGATGATGGATCTCGCTCAGCGCGTCTCGTCGATGGTGCTGGCCCTGCGCCGCAAGGTCTCGATCAAGGTGCGCCAGCCGCTGATGAAGATCCTCATCCCGGTACTCGACCCCTCGATGGCCGAGCACATCGCCGCCGTGAAGAACCTCATCATGAGCGAGGTCAACGTCAAGGAGATCGAACTCATCGAGAAGACCACCGGCATCATCACCAAGCGCATCAAGCCCAACTTCAAGACCCTCGGCCCGCGCTACGGCAAGCAGATGAAGCAGATCGCCGCGCTGGTGGCCGGATTCTCGCAGGAGCAGATCGCCGCCATCGAGGCTGCACCCGAATCGACGCTGGAGGTCGGCGGCGAGAAGATCACCGTCACGCCCGCCGACTTCGAGATCACCTCGGAGGATATGCCCGGATGGCTCGTCGCCTCGGAAGGCAAGCTCACCGTGGCCCTCGACATCACCCTCACGGACGAACTCCGCGCCGAGGGTGTGGCACGCGAATTGATCAACCGCATCCAGAACATCCGCAAGGATTCCGGATTCGAGGTCACCGACAAGATCCGCGTCGAGATCGAGCAGAAGCCCCTCGTGGCCGATGCCATCGCCCACTATGCCGACTACATCGCCTCGCAGACCCTTGCCGTCGAGGTCCGCACCGCTCCGCAACCCCAAGGTGCCGTAGTGGTCAATTCCGACATTGACGACGAGCCGCTGCAGATTGCCGTTTCGAGGATATAA
- a CDS encoding valine--tRNA ligase, translated as MQIADKYAPKQIEAKWYDYWINHKLFHSEPDQRQPYTIVIPPPNVTGMLHMGHMLNNTLQDVLVRRARMSGKNACWVPGMDHASIATEAKVVAMLREKGIEKSSLTREEFLKYAWEWKEKYGGVILQQLRKLGASCDWDRTCFTMDDIRTEGVLRVFCDLYDKGKIYRGVRMVNWDPAAQTALSDEEVVFKESHGKLYYLRYRVEGSDRVIVVATTRPETILGDTALCVNPDDPRYQDLPADARVIVPLVGRSIPVIRDTYVDIEFGTGALKVTPAHDVNDYMLGEKYGLETIDIFNDDGTINDKVGMYVGMDRFDVRRQIEKDLDEAGLLEKVEAYTNNVGYSERTGVAIEPKLSMQWFLSMKELAEPATKAVMEDEIRFVPEKYKNTYRYWMENIKDWCISRQLWWGQRIPAWYLPKGGFVVAPTPEEALEKARTKSGDASLQLADLRQDEDVLDTWFSSWLWPISVFDGIRNPHNPEIEYYYPTNDLVTGPDIIFFWVARMIMAGYEYRHEKPFANVYFTGIVRDKIGRKMSKQLGNSPDPLDLIAQYGADGVRMAMLISSSAGNDVMFDEALCEQGRNFGNKIWNAYRLVNGWSVDTAAPQSENNRLAVAWFGEALSRSLRQIDEDFRSYRISEAFKEVYRLFWDDFSSLYLEMVKPAFGQPIDDATLQATKGYFDALMRVLHPFMPFVTEEIWQALAPRRDGESICVAPMPQAGQVDEAMLARFELVKEIVSSVRNIRNQKNLPQKETLALHVIVDENYPAEFAPVIRKMANLSSIEAVTEKDPAAAAFLVKTTQYFVPLAGKIDTAAAIKKLSDDLTYYEGFLASVMKKLSNERFVQSAPEKVVANERAKQADAEAKIAALKEQLAALK; from the coding sequence ATGCAAATCGCTGACAAATACGCACCCAAGCAGATCGAAGCCAAATGGTACGACTACTGGATCAACCACAAGCTCTTCCATTCGGAACCCGACCAGCGCCAACCCTATACGATCGTCATCCCTCCCCCCAACGTCACCGGCATGCTCCACATGGGCCACATGCTCAACAACACGCTGCAGGACGTGCTGGTGCGCCGCGCCCGCATGTCGGGCAAGAACGCATGCTGGGTCCCCGGCATGGACCACGCCTCGATCGCCACCGAGGCAAAGGTCGTCGCCATGCTCCGCGAAAAGGGCATCGAGAAGTCCTCGCTCACGCGTGAGGAGTTCCTCAAATACGCCTGGGAGTGGAAGGAGAAGTACGGCGGCGTGATCCTTCAACAGCTGCGCAAGCTCGGCGCCTCGTGCGACTGGGACCGCACCTGCTTCACGATGGACGACATCCGCACCGAAGGCGTCCTGCGCGTCTTCTGCGACCTCTACGACAAGGGCAAGATCTACCGCGGCGTGCGCATGGTCAACTGGGACCCCGCCGCACAGACCGCCCTCTCGGACGAGGAGGTCGTCTTCAAGGAGTCGCACGGAAAGCTCTACTACCTGCGCTACCGTGTTGAAGGTTCCGACCGCGTCATCGTCGTCGCCACGACCCGTCCCGAGACCATCCTCGGCGATACGGCCCTCTGCGTCAACCCCGATGACCCGCGTTATCAGGATCTGCCCGCCGACGCCCGTGTCATCGTGCCGCTCGTCGGCCGCTCGATCCCCGTCATCCGCGACACGTACGTCGACATCGAGTTCGGTACGGGCGCCCTGAAGGTCACCCCGGCCCACGACGTGAACGACTACATGCTGGGCGAGAAATACGGCCTGGAGACCATCGACATCTTCAACGACGACGGCACGATCAACGACAAGGTCGGCATGTATGTCGGCATGGACCGTTTCGACGTCCGCCGCCAGATCGAGAAGGATCTCGACGAGGCCGGCCTGCTCGAGAAGGTCGAGGCCTACACGAACAACGTCGGCTACTCGGAGCGTACGGGCGTAGCCATCGAACCGAAACTCTCGATGCAGTGGTTCCTCTCGATGAAGGAGCTGGCCGAGCCCGCCACGAAGGCCGTCATGGAGGACGAGATCCGCTTCGTCCCCGAAAAGTACAAGAACACCTACCGCTACTGGATGGAGAACATCAAGGACTGGTGCATCTCGCGTCAGTTGTGGTGGGGTCAGCGCATCCCGGCGTGGTATCTGCCCAAGGGCGGATTCGTCGTCGCCCCGACCCCCGAAGAGGCCCTCGAAAAGGCCCGCACCAAGAGCGGCGACGCCTCGCTGCAGCTCGCGGACCTGCGCCAGGACGAGGATGTGCTGGACACCTGGTTCTCGTCGTGGCTCTGGCCCATCTCGGTCTTCGACGGAATCCGCAACCCCCACAACCCCGAAATCGAATACTACTACCCCACCAACGATCTGGTCACAGGTCCCGACATCATCTTCTTCTGGGTCGCCCGCATGATCATGGCCGGATATGAGTACCGCCACGAAAAGCCCTTCGCCAACGTCTACTTCACGGGTATCGTCCGCGACAAGATCGGCCGCAAAATGTCCAAGCAGCTCGGCAACTCGCCCGATCCGCTCGACCTGATCGCCCAGTACGGCGCCGACGGCGTCCGCATGGCCATGCTCATCAGCTCGTCGGCCGGCAACGACGTCATGTTCGACGAGGCGCTCTGCGAGCAGGGCCGCAACTTCGGCAACAAGATCTGGAACGCCTACCGTCTGGTCAACGGCTGGTCGGTCGACACCGCCGCCCCGCAGAGCGAAAACAACCGCCTGGCCGTCGCCTGGTTCGGCGAGGCCCTCTCGCGCTCGCTCCGCCAGATCGACGAGGATTTCCGCTCATACCGCATCTCGGAGGCCTTCAAGGAGGTCTACCGCCTCTTCTGGGACGACTTCTCGAGCCTCTACCTCGAGATGGTCAAGCCCGCCTTCGGACAGCCGATCGACGACGCCACGCTCCAGGCCACGAAGGGATACTTCGATGCCCTGATGCGCGTGCTGCACCCCTTCATGCCCTTCGTCACGGAGGAGATCTGGCAGGCCCTCGCCCCGCGCCGCGACGGCGAGTCGATCTGTGTGGCCCCGATGCCCCAGGCCGGTCAGGTCGACGAGGCGATGCTCGCCCGCTTCGAACTGGTGAAGGAGATCGTCTCCTCGGTGCGCAACATCCGCAACCAGAAGAACCTCCCGCAGAAGGAGACCTTGGCCCTGCACGTCATCGTCGACGAGAACTACCCCGCCGAGTTCGCCCCCGTCATCCGGAAGATGGCCAACCTCTCGTCGATCGAGGCCGTCACGGAGAAGGATCCCGCAGCGGCCGCCTTCCTGGTCAAGACGACGCAGTACTTCGTGCCGCTGGCCGGCAAGATCGACACCGCCGCCGCAATCAAGAAACTCTCGGACGATCTGACCTACTACGAAGGCTTCCTCGCCTCGGTGATGAAGAAGCTCTCGAACGAGCGCTTCGTGCAGTCGGCCCCCGAGAAGGTCGTGGCCAACGAGCGCGCCAAGCAGGCCGATGCCGAGGCCAAGATCGCCGCTCTCAAGGAGCAGCTGGCCGCCCTGAAATAG
- a CDS encoding POTRA domain-containing protein — MFLGLRISILVLILTLAGLLASAHPATPVAGPDRHTPERFTPDSARIRNSKARARNKRLYDSIESKTSRRAVPRMLYNLLFVKPVLDTTENGQFLDETRALMPFAGKTISGIEISRQEPFDENGNWLERTGNKLHMITREQVIRRDLLFKPGDEFDPQTIVRTKQLIRSRDYVSDIDIDVRPDSLDSTCVNLVIRTRDAWTITADGALHSEGRTMVALSDANILGTGNKLKFITNFNRQDFSYGGNMVEYEIPNVLGSFYTASFNAGRSFYSSTLDLGIRKEFIRPTDYEIGLTYNDIKDKRYMIEQDTSLLVKERNLDAWGGYSHFLRRINASIYITGRYNYNRVSRRPEVGPRYNPALHDQDALLVGLGLYRENFYTANMIYGFGSREYLAAGFKAEAVAGYSWGEFSDDAYLGLSFEAGGFCSLGYVMGGATLGSYIEPDNGMWQRSAVDIDLRWFSNLFLLRRSQIRQFLAFNYTQGWNRWEGSDESIRFTRMNGLQALNEYAIGTNRMILNTETVLFSPYQPLGFRIAFFGFADFGLLGYSPNIFKNEFYTSFGLGVRLRNERLVFNTIQIRLGIAFGKNGPVDSEYVRLSNYTRVEPYRYRPTRPEIVEFE; from the coding sequence ATGTTCCTCGGGTTGCGCATATCCATCCTGGTCCTGATTCTGACCTTGGCGGGACTGCTGGCCTCCGCACACCCGGCAACCCCTGTTGCCGGGCCGGACAGACACACCCCGGAACGATTCACCCCCGACAGCGCCCGAATCCGAAATTCCAAAGCCCGGGCCCGAAATAAACGCTTGTACGACAGCATCGAATCGAAAACCAGCCGCCGCGCCGTTCCGCGCATGCTCTACAACCTGCTCTTCGTCAAGCCCGTACTCGACACGACCGAAAACGGACAGTTCCTCGATGAAACCCGCGCACTGATGCCCTTCGCCGGCAAGACCATCTCCGGAATCGAGATCAGCCGTCAGGAACCCTTCGACGAAAACGGAAACTGGCTGGAGCGCACCGGCAACAAACTGCACATGATCACCCGCGAACAGGTCATCCGCCGCGACCTGCTCTTCAAACCCGGGGATGAATTCGACCCGCAGACCATTGTCCGCACCAAACAGTTGATCCGTTCGCGCGACTACGTCTCGGATATCGATATCGACGTACGGCCCGATTCTCTCGACTCCACCTGCGTAAACCTCGTCATCCGCACCCGCGACGCCTGGACCATCACGGCCGACGGCGCCCTTCACTCCGAAGGCCGCACGATGGTTGCCCTGTCCGACGCCAACATCCTCGGAACGGGAAACAAACTCAAGTTCATCACCAACTTCAACCGCCAGGACTTCTCCTACGGCGGCAACATGGTCGAGTACGAGATCCCCAACGTGCTGGGGAGCTTCTACACGGCCTCATTCAATGCCGGGCGCAGTTTCTACAGTTCGACCCTCGACCTGGGGATCCGCAAGGAGTTCATCCGTCCCACGGACTACGAAATCGGTCTGACATACAACGACATCAAGGACAAACGCTACATGATCGAGCAGGACACCTCGCTGCTCGTCAAGGAGCGAAACCTCGATGCCTGGGGCGGATATTCGCACTTCCTGCGACGAATCAACGCGAGCATCTACATCACCGGACGCTACAACTACAACCGCGTCAGCCGACGTCCCGAGGTCGGTCCCCGCTACAATCCGGCCCTTCACGATCAGGATGCGCTGCTGGTCGGACTGGGACTCTACCGCGAGAACTTCTATACCGCCAACATGATCTACGGATTCGGAAGCCGCGAGTACCTTGCCGCCGGATTCAAGGCCGAGGCCGTGGCGGGATACTCCTGGGGAGAGTTCAGCGACGACGCCTATCTGGGACTGAGTTTCGAAGCTGGAGGCTTTTGTTCCCTGGGTTACGTCATGGGCGGCGCCACGCTCGGCAGTTACATCGAACCGGACAACGGCATGTGGCAGCGCAGCGCCGTCGATATCGACCTGCGCTGGTTCTCGAACCTCTTTCTTCTGCGCCGCAGCCAGATCCGGCAGTTCCTCGCGTTCAACTACACCCAGGGATGGAACCGCTGGGAGGGTAGCGACGAAAGCATCCGGTTCACCCGCATGAACGGGCTGCAGGCGCTCAATGAATACGCCATCGGCACCAACCGCATGATCCTCAACACCGAAACCGTCCTCTTCTCCCCCTATCAGCCCCTCGGATTCCGCATCGCCTTCTTCGGATTTGCCGATTTCGGCCTGCTCGGCTATTCGCCCAACATCTTCAAGAACGAGTTCTACACGTCGTTCGGTCTCGGAGTGCGTCTGCGAAACGAGCGGCTCGTCTTCAACACGATCCAGATCCGGTTGGGAATCGCCTTCGGCAAAAACGGTCCCGTCGACAGCGAATATGTCCGTCTCTCGAACTATACCCGCGTCGAACCCTACCGCTACCGTCCGACACGCCCCGAAATCGTGGAATTCGAGTAG
- the rnhA gene encoding ribonuclease HI has protein sequence MPSITIYTDGSSLGNPGPGGYGVVLLSGPHRKELSQGFRLTTNNRMELMGVCVALETLKFEGSEVVIYSDSKYVVDAVTKGWVFGWARKGFAGKKNPDLWMRFLRIYNRHRVRFVWVKGHAETVENNRCDQLAVAAANDRSRWAEDTGYIPE, from the coding sequence ATGCCATCCATCACCATCTACACCGACGGTTCGTCGCTCGGAAACCCCGGCCCCGGAGGCTACGGCGTCGTCCTCCTCTCGGGCCCCCACCGCAAGGAGCTCTCGCAGGGTTTCCGCCTCACGACCAACAACCGCATGGAGCTCATGGGGGTCTGCGTCGCCCTCGAGACGCTCAAGTTCGAGGGCTCGGAGGTGGTGATCTACTCCGACTCGAAGTATGTCGTCGACGCCGTCACCAAGGGCTGGGTCTTCGGCTGGGCCCGCAAGGGCTTTGCCGGCAAGAAGAATCCCGACCTCTGGATGCGCTTCCTGCGCATCTACAACCGACACAGGGTCCGTTTCGTCTGGGTCAAGGGCCACGCCGAAACGGTCGAGAACAACCGCTGCGACCAACTGGCCGTGGCCGCCGCCAACGACCGCTCCCGCTGGGCCGAGGATACGGGATACATCCCCGAGTGA